The following coding sequences are from one Streptomyces dengpaensis window:
- a CDS encoding thioredoxin-like domain-containing protein has translation MNESAPSATPATPRRVRVRAPELTGKGGWLNTGDEQYTLADLRGRIVILDFWTFCCINCLHVLDELRELEERHRDTVVFIGVHSPKFVHEAEHQAVVDAVERYGVEHPVLDDPELATWKQYAVRAWPTLVVIDPEGYIVAQHAGEGHAHAIAQLVEELEAEHTAKGTLRRGDGPYVAPEPQPTALRFPGKALALPNGNLLVSDTTRHQLVELEADGESVVRRIGSGVRGFVDGAADSAGFSEPQGLALLDDGSVVVADTVNHALRRLDLETGEVTTLAGTGRQWRQGSPTSGPAREIDLSSPWDVALFGGRVWIAMAGVHQLWAYDPAGGTTQDFGSGGATVGVAAGTTNEGLVDGPGAEAWFAQPSGLAATADRLWLADSETSALRWVDLDGVVHTAVGTGLFDFGHRDGAAEQALLQHPLGVTALPDGSVAVSDTYNHALRRYDPATGEVTTLATDVREPSDAVLVGDDIVVVESARHRLTRLRLPEEAVRVESVAHRTQRAATEVAPGGLQLDVIFQAPAGQKLDTRYGPSTRLLVSSTPPELLLEGEGAGTDLSRALELNPAVPEGVLHVSAMAASCDDDPSNEYPACHVHQQDWGVPVRLTEGGAERLPLVLAGMDD, from the coding sequence ATGAACGAGTCCGCGCCGTCCGCCACCCCGGCCACCCCCCGTCGCGTCCGTGTCCGCGCCCCCGAGCTGACCGGCAAGGGCGGCTGGCTGAACACGGGAGATGAGCAGTACACCCTCGCCGACCTGCGAGGACGTATCGTCATCCTCGATTTCTGGACGTTCTGCTGTATCAACTGTCTGCACGTCCTGGACGAGCTGCGGGAGCTGGAGGAGAGGCACCGGGACACGGTGGTGTTCATCGGGGTGCACTCGCCGAAGTTCGTGCACGAGGCGGAGCACCAGGCGGTCGTGGACGCCGTCGAGCGGTACGGGGTCGAGCATCCGGTTCTGGACGACCCCGAGCTCGCGACCTGGAAGCAGTACGCGGTGCGTGCCTGGCCGACGCTCGTCGTGATCGACCCCGAGGGGTACATCGTCGCGCAGCACGCCGGTGAGGGGCATGCGCACGCGATCGCCCAGCTGGTGGAGGAGCTGGAGGCCGAGCACACGGCGAAGGGGACCCTGCGGCGCGGCGACGGGCCGTACGTGGCGCCGGAGCCCCAGCCGACCGCGCTCCGCTTCCCGGGCAAGGCGCTCGCCCTGCCGAACGGGAATCTGCTGGTCAGCGACACGACCCGGCACCAGCTGGTGGAGCTGGAGGCCGACGGGGAGTCGGTTGTGCGGCGGATCGGCTCGGGCGTACGGGGCTTTGTGGACGGTGCGGCCGACTCCGCCGGGTTCAGCGAACCGCAGGGGCTCGCGCTCCTCGACGACGGCTCGGTCGTCGTCGCCGACACCGTGAACCACGCTCTGCGCCGCCTCGACCTCGAGACCGGCGAGGTCACGACCCTCGCGGGGACGGGGCGCCAGTGGCGGCAGGGTTCGCCCACGTCCGGTCCCGCGCGCGAGATCGACCTGTCCTCGCCGTGGGACGTGGCCCTCTTCGGCGGGCGCGTGTGGATCGCCATGGCCGGTGTGCACCAGCTGTGGGCGTACGACCCCGCTGGCGGTACCACCCAGGATTTCGGCTCTGGGGGAGCGACCGTCGGGGTCGCCGCCGGTACGACGAACGAGGGGCTCGTCGACGGACCGGGGGCCGAGGCCTGGTTCGCGCAGCCGTCGGGGCTCGCGGCCACCGCCGACCGGCTGTGGCTCGCCGACTCCGAGACCTCGGCGCTGCGCTGGGTCGACCTCGACGGCGTCGTCCACACGGCCGTCGGCACCGGTCTCTTCGACTTCGGCCACCGTGACGGCGCCGCCGAACAGGCCCTGCTCCAGCACCCGTTGGGCGTCACGGCCCTCCCCGACGGCTCGGTCGCGGTGAGCGACACGTACAACCACGCGCTGCGTCGCTACGACCCGGCGACGGGCGAAGTGACCACGCTGGCCACGGACGTGCGGGAGCCGAGCGACGCGGTGCTCGTCGGCGACGACATCGTGGTCGTCGAGTCCGCCCGCCACCGGCTGACCCGGCTGCGCCTGCCGGAGGAGGCGGTACGGGTCGAGTCGGTCGCCCACCGGACCCAGCGCGCGGCCACCGAAGTCGCGCCGGGTGGGCTCCAGTTGGACGTCATCTTCCAGGCCCCGGCGGGGCAGAAGCTGGACACCCGCTACGGACCGTCCACCCGGCTCCTCGTCTCCTCGACCCCGCCCGAGCTGCTGCTCGAGGGCGAGGGCGCAGGAACGGACCTCTCCCGCGCCTTGGAGCTGAACCCGGCCGTCCCGGAGGGCGTCCTGCATGTCTCCGCGATGGCCGCGTCCTGCGACGACGACCCTTCCAACGAATACCCGGCCTGCCACGTCCACCAGCAGGACTGGGGCGTACCGGTCCGGCTCACGGAGGGTGGCGCGGAACGGCTGCCGCTCGTCCTCGCGGGCATGGACGACTGA
- a CDS encoding LURP-one-related/scramblase family protein encodes MRYLVRDRLLGFGDDYWIEDDRGNKVFLVDGKAMRLRDTFELKDTQGRVLIDIHQKMLALRDTMIIERDGDPLATIKRKRLSLLRNHYRVSLVDGTELDVSGKILDREFAIDYDNELLAQISRRWLHIRETYGLDVVREDADPALLIAIAVCVIHLAEKERAED; translated from the coding sequence ATGAGATACCTCGTACGCGACCGGCTCCTCGGCTTCGGCGACGACTACTGGATCGAGGACGACCGTGGCAACAAGGTCTTCCTCGTCGACGGCAAGGCCATGCGGCTGCGGGACACCTTCGAGCTGAAGGACACGCAGGGGCGGGTCCTGATCGACATCCACCAGAAGATGCTCGCCCTGCGCGACACGATGATCATCGAGCGGGACGGCGATCCGCTCGCGACCATCAAGCGCAAGCGCCTGTCCCTGCTCCGCAACCACTACCGCGTGTCCCTGGTCGACGGCACCGAACTCGACGTCAGCGGCAAGATCCTCGACCGCGAGTTCGCCATCGACTACGACAACGAACTCCTCGCCCAGATCTCCCGCCGCTGGCTCCACATCCGCGAGACGTACGGCCTGGATGTCGTACGGGAGGACGCGGATCCGGCGCTGCTCATCGCCATCGCGGTGTGCGTGATCCATCTGGCGGAAAAGGAGCGCGCCGAGGACTGA
- a CDS encoding carbon-nitrogen family hydrolase: protein MRASLLQIDVNDTESVDSRRRRVAALVREQDGADLVVLPELWTTGAFAYEGFGAEAEPLEGPTYEVMAKAASDAGVWLHAGSIPERPASDSGSAEGPLYNTSLVFSPTGELAAAYRKIHRFGFDKGEAVLMGAGSELVTVRLPETVIGVATCYDLRFPELFRGLVDAGAETLVIPAGWPERRRSHWTLLAQARAVENQAFVLACGTAGTHAGVPQAGHSIVVDPWGEVLAEAGPGEEVLTVEFDPAKVATTREQFPALKDRLLGLDVPRR, encoded by the coding sequence GTGCGCGCCTCTCTCCTCCAGATCGACGTAAACGACACCGAATCGGTCGATTCGCGCCGGCGGCGTGTGGCGGCTCTCGTACGGGAACAAGACGGTGCCGATCTCGTGGTGCTGCCCGAGCTGTGGACGACCGGCGCGTTCGCGTACGAAGGGTTCGGGGCGGAGGCCGAGCCGCTGGAAGGGCCCACGTACGAGGTGATGGCCAAGGCGGCGAGTGACGCGGGCGTGTGGCTGCACGCGGGCTCCATTCCCGAGCGGCCCGCGTCCGACAGCGGCTCCGCCGAGGGCCCCCTCTACAACACCTCCCTCGTCTTCTCGCCCACCGGTGAACTCGCCGCCGCCTACCGGAAGATCCATCGCTTCGGCTTCGACAAGGGCGAGGCCGTGCTGATGGGGGCCGGGTCCGAACTGGTGACGGTCCGGCTGCCGGAAACCGTGATCGGCGTGGCCACCTGCTACGACCTCCGCTTTCCCGAGCTCTTCCGCGGGCTCGTCGACGCGGGGGCCGAGACGCTCGTCATTCCGGCCGGGTGGCCGGAGCGGCGGCGGTCCCACTGGACGCTGCTCGCGCAGGCGCGGGCTGTGGAGAACCAGGCGTTCGTGCTTGCGTGTGGAACGGCCGGTACGCATGCCGGAGTTCCCCAGGCAGGGCACTCCATCGTGGTCGACCCCTGGGGGGAGGTTCTCGCCGAGGCGGGGCCCGGCGAGGAGGTCCTCACCGTGGAGTTCGACCCGGCGAAGGTCGCGACGACCCGGGAACAGTTCCCGGCGCTCAAGGACCGGTTGCTGGGGCTGGACGTTCCGCGTCGCTGA
- a CDS encoding maleylpyruvate isomerase family mycothiol-dependent enzyme has product MSLHPSLQSYADAWTHSIEAISELVQPLVEGEWNRRTPCPGWSVRDVVSHVIGLDCEMLGDPRPIHTLPRDLYHVTNEHQRYMEMQVDVRRHHTAPEMTSELEYTIIRRNRQLRNENRQPDTKVRGPLGTEVTLEQAMRNRAFDVWVHEQDLRAALGRPGNLDSPGALVVRDQLLAALPKIVAKDASAPANSAVVFDVHGPVEFLRTVRVDADGRGSIDGAPSLGPAATLALDWETFVRLACGRVHADAVSDRIKAEGDQELTAAILRSLTITP; this is encoded by the coding sequence GTGAGTCTGCATCCCAGTCTTCAGTCCTACGCCGACGCCTGGACCCACTCGATCGAAGCGATATCGGAGCTGGTCCAGCCGCTTGTGGAAGGCGAGTGGAACCGGCGGACCCCGTGCCCGGGGTGGTCCGTCCGTGACGTCGTCTCGCATGTCATCGGCCTCGACTGCGAGATGCTCGGCGACCCGCGGCCGATTCACACGCTCCCCCGTGACCTGTACCACGTGACGAACGAGCACCAGCGGTACATGGAGATGCAGGTCGACGTACGCCGCCACCACACGGCGCCGGAGATGACCTCCGAGCTGGAGTACACGATCATCCGCCGCAACCGCCAGCTGCGGAACGAGAACCGGCAGCCCGACACCAAGGTGCGCGGTCCACTCGGCACCGAGGTCACGCTCGAACAGGCCATGCGGAACCGCGCGTTCGACGTCTGGGTGCACGAGCAGGACCTCCGCGCCGCCCTCGGCCGGCCGGGCAACCTCGACTCCCCGGGCGCGCTCGTCGTCCGCGACCAGCTCCTCGCCGCCCTGCCGAAGATCGTCGCCAAGGACGCGAGCGCGCCTGCCAACTCGGCCGTGGTCTTCGACGTCCACGGCCCGGTCGAGTTCCTCCGCACGGTCCGCGTGGACGCCGACGGCCGCGGCTCCATCGACGGCGCCCCCTCCCTCGGCCCGGCCGCCACCCTCGCGCTCGACTGGGAAACCTTCGTCCGCCTGGCCTGCGGCCGCGTCCACGCCGACGCCGTGTCCGACCGCATCAAGGCGGAGGGCGACCAGGAGCTGACGGCGGCGATCCTGAGGAGCCTGACGATCACGCCGTAG
- a CDS encoding MFS transporter: MSSHSATSLPGDPPGGRRAIAVWGIGVAVYFVAVIFRTSLGVAGLDAVDRFHVGASALSTFSILQLLVYAGMQIPVGLLVDRLGTKNVLTIGVLLFTAGQLGFAFSPSFGTALASRALLGCGDAMTFISVLRLGTRWFPARRGPLVAQLAGLAGMAGNLVSTLVIARLLHGVGWTAAFAGSALAGVVVLVLLLLFLKDHPEGHEPEPFPHQGAAYVRRQIVASWREPGTRLGMWVHFTTQFPAMVFLLLWGLPFLVEAQGLSRVTAGELLTLVVLSNMMVGLVYGQIVARHHAARLPLVLGTVSATAAVWAGTLAYPGDHAPLWVLAVLCVVLGACGPASMIGFDFARPANPPERQGTASGITNMGGFVASMTTLLAVGVLLDATGDNYRVAFSAVFVLQAVGLSQIFRLRRQAARRERERLVASRVETVHVPA, from the coding sequence ATGAGCTCCCACTCGGCCACGTCGCTCCCGGGAGACCCTCCGGGCGGCCGCCGCGCCATCGCCGTATGGGGCATAGGCGTCGCCGTCTACTTCGTCGCCGTCATCTTCCGTACGTCGCTGGGGGTGGCCGGACTCGACGCGGTGGACCGCTTCCACGTGGGCGCCTCGGCCCTGTCCACCTTCTCGATCCTCCAACTCCTCGTCTACGCGGGCATGCAGATACCCGTCGGCCTGCTCGTCGACCGGCTCGGCACCAAGAACGTGCTGACCATCGGCGTCCTGCTGTTCACGGCGGGGCAGCTGGGCTTCGCGTTCTCCCCCTCGTTCGGTACGGCGCTCGCCTCGCGCGCGCTGCTGGGCTGCGGTGACGCGATGACCTTCATCAGCGTGCTGCGGCTCGGCACCCGGTGGTTCCCGGCCCGGCGCGGTCCGCTGGTCGCCCAGCTCGCGGGGCTCGCCGGCATGGCGGGCAACCTGGTGTCGACCCTCGTCATCGCGCGGCTGCTGCACGGGGTGGGCTGGACGGCGGCGTTCGCGGGAAGCGCGCTGGCGGGTGTGGTCGTGCTCGTACTGCTGCTGCTGTTCTTGAAGGATCACCCCGAGGGGCATGAGCCGGAGCCGTTCCCGCACCAGGGGGCGGCGTACGTCCGCCGCCAGATCGTCGCGTCCTGGCGGGAGCCCGGCACCCGGCTGGGGATGTGGGTGCACTTCACGACACAGTTCCCGGCGATGGTGTTCCTGCTCCTGTGGGGCCTGCCGTTCCTGGTCGAGGCACAGGGGCTGTCACGGGTGACGGCCGGCGAACTGCTGACGCTCGTCGTCCTCTCCAACATGATGGTCGGCCTGGTGTACGGGCAGATCGTCGCCCGGCATCACGCGGCGCGGCTTCCCTTGGTGCTCGGCACGGTGAGCGCGACCGCGGCCGTCTGGGCAGGCACGCTGGCGTACCCCGGCGATCACGCGCCGCTGTGGGTGCTGGCCGTGCTGTGCGTCGTGCTGGGGGCCTGCGGCCCTGCCTCGATGATCGGCTTCGACTTCGCTCGGCCCGCGAATCCGCCCGAGCGGCAGGGCACCGCGTCCGGGATCACCAACATGGGGGGTTTCGTCGCCTCGATGACGACGCTGCTGGCCGTTGGTGTCCTGCTGGACGCGACGGGTGACAACTACCGGGTTGCCTTCTCCGCCGTGTTCGTCCTTCAGGCGGTCGGTCTGAGCCAGATCTTCCGGCTGCGCAGGCAGGCGGCCCGGCGGGAGCGGGAGCGGCTGGTGGCCAGTCGGGTGGAGACGGTGCACGTGCCCGCGTAG
- a CDS encoding GntR family transcriptional regulator: MNQTASQPVKSMKQPPAADRVYAHVKQGVLGRRYEGGTLLTEGELAEAVGVSRTPVREALLRLEAEGLIKLYPKKGALVLPVSAQEIADVVETRQLVEEHAARKAVPASPQLIARLEELLAQQREQAAAGDLAGAAVTDRCFHAEIVRSGGNEILSRLYDQLRDRQLRMGAAVMHAHPDRITKTLTEHQQILETLRSGDAEAVVGMIHRHVSRLSNLARGEVR, from the coding sequence ATGAACCAGACCGCGAGTCAGCCCGTGAAGTCCATGAAGCAACCCCCCGCCGCCGACCGCGTCTACGCACACGTCAAGCAGGGCGTCCTGGGACGCCGTTACGAGGGCGGGACGCTGCTCACCGAGGGCGAGCTCGCCGAGGCGGTCGGGGTCTCGCGGACGCCCGTACGCGAGGCGCTGCTCCGGCTCGAGGCCGAGGGTCTGATCAAGCTCTACCCGAAGAAGGGCGCGCTCGTCCTGCCCGTCTCCGCGCAGGAGATCGCGGACGTGGTCGAGACCCGGCAGCTCGTCGAGGAGCACGCCGCGCGCAAGGCCGTACCGGCTTCACCGCAGCTCATCGCGCGCCTGGAGGAGTTGCTGGCACAGCAGCGGGAGCAGGCCGCGGCCGGGGATCTGGCGGGCGCCGCCGTCACCGACCGCTGCTTCCACGCCGAGATCGTCCGCAGCGGCGGCAACGAGATCCTCTCCCGGCTCTACGACCAGCTCCGCGACCGGCAGTTGAGGATGGGAGCCGCCGTGATGCACGCCCACCCCGACCGGATCACCAAGACGCTCACCGAGCACCAGCAGATCCTCGAAACACTGCGCTCCGGTGACGCGGAGGCGGTCGTCGGCATGATCCACCGGCACGTCAGCCGGCTCTCCAACCTGGCGCGGGGAGAGGTCCGATGA